A stretch of Pseudolysobacter antarcticus DNA encodes these proteins:
- a CDS encoding FG-GAP-like repeat-containing protein: MYRINKFLDDARATIVQSRQARQKRFAPARTLMAIAAVSLWCVAISAHAANIYGAPGVQPASIGGSFGAPFAATTADFNNDGYPDVAVIKNNNNDTGGLAIYTADPIGTLTLRHDYGVFNFKNPTGVTAADVNGDGIIDLIVTDDIGVSVLLGVGDNTATFVAASPQHPALADAYRHAYSAAVADINHDGKPDIVTLAWGTSTTYVEVLLGSGGGKFVSAYQYDIDSADSLSLAKVDADAELDIILATGDKVSVMKGLGTGSFIPLGQVLDVSGNVYLTFDTQTTDLDGDGKIDLVMTNTFGNGVWFAKGNGNGSFQTPKHLYATGVPSDGGRDMGQTVIADVNGDGRLDVVSDGYVLLQQADHSFVYNQHIGYSQTRMLIGVDLNGDGRADMITRGPGLSDIAIFKTSAGAVTHVLESGSPQSTVFGTAFATPLSLTILDENNAPVPNLQVIFSAPTGVAVPSASGFVGSTNAQGKVSYTAVANNVFGCYTLHAVIQGYNGGNPENFNLCNIGANVLAVTTGDNQSTLVNTAFATPLQVKLTDDSNVPKSGVTVNFSAPNSGARAVLSAASAVTDANGLASVTATAASMSGSYNIAVSAAGATPTAIKLSNSATAGSAALIYVDVSNPQYAYVTKAFSGPIVIHVQDFFGNPVAGETVLYQITPDAGTGASAVFSALSAVTNLAGDAQVTAVANGFAGQYTVKVSVQGSLITSPQTFQLRNIADLVGAMSLESGTPQSTLVNTSFAQKLRVRVVNSDGLATPQVQVFFLASGGATLSAISVLADANGYAEVTATADSTVGAYQVTAIVDGDHTSTESDVSQVFNLTNLAPVVVQQNVQQIPSLSTWSLLLLGVLLATLGAMWQLGSDR; encoded by the coding sequence ATGTACCGTATCAATAAGTTTCTCGATGACGCGCGCGCCACGATCGTGCAATCGCGGCAAGCACGTCAAAAACGGTTTGCTCCAGCCAGAACGCTGATGGCAATCGCGGCGGTTTCCCTGTGGTGTGTCGCGATCAGTGCGCACGCCGCCAATATTTATGGCGCGCCCGGCGTACAGCCGGCCAGTATCGGCGGCAGTTTTGGTGCGCCGTTCGCAGCGACCACGGCGGACTTCAACAACGACGGTTATCCTGACGTGGCCGTTATCAAGAACAATAATAACGACACCGGTGGTTTGGCCATTTATACGGCCGATCCGATTGGCACGCTCACGCTGCGTCATGACTACGGCGTATTCAATTTCAAGAATCCGACTGGCGTGACAGCGGCTGACGTGAATGGCGATGGCATCATCGATCTCATCGTCACTGACGACATTGGCGTTTCGGTGTTGTTGGGCGTGGGCGACAACACAGCCACCTTCGTCGCAGCCAGTCCGCAACATCCGGCGCTCGCTGATGCCTATCGTCATGCCTACAGCGCGGCGGTTGCAGATATCAATCACGATGGCAAACCGGATATCGTCACGCTTGCTTGGGGCACCAGTACAACGTACGTCGAAGTTCTGCTGGGATCCGGCGGCGGAAAATTCGTTTCGGCCTACCAGTACGATATTGATAGTGCTGACAGCCTGTCGCTAGCCAAGGTCGATGCGGATGCGGAGCTGGATATCATTCTGGCTACTGGTGATAAAGTCTCGGTGATGAAAGGTCTTGGCACCGGTTCTTTCATCCCGCTGGGCCAAGTGTTGGATGTCAGTGGCAACGTTTATCTGACCTTCGACACGCAAACCACAGATCTGGATGGCGATGGCAAGATCGACTTGGTGATGACCAATACTTTCGGCAACGGCGTGTGGTTTGCCAAGGGCAACGGCAACGGGTCATTCCAGACGCCGAAACATTTGTACGCTACCGGAGTGCCGAGTGACGGTGGCCGCGACATGGGCCAAACCGTGATTGCCGATGTCAATGGTGATGGTCGACTCGATGTCGTCTCCGACGGGTATGTGTTGCTGCAACAGGCCGATCATTCGTTTGTATACAACCAGCACATCGGCTATTCGCAGACGCGCATGCTCATCGGTGTCGATCTGAATGGCGATGGCCGTGCCGATATGATCACGCGCGGGCCGGGCCTCAGCGATATCGCGATATTCAAGACCAGCGCCGGCGCAGTAACGCACGTGCTCGAGAGCGGCAGTCCGCAAAGTACCGTATTCGGAACAGCTTTTGCGACGCCACTTTCGCTGACGATACTGGATGAAAATAACGCACCGGTTCCCAATCTGCAGGTGATATTTTCGGCACCCACCGGCGTCGCTGTACCGAGTGCAAGCGGGTTCGTCGGTAGCACGAATGCCCAAGGCAAGGTCAGTTACACGGCCGTCGCCAATAATGTATTCGGCTGCTACACCTTGCATGCGGTGATACAGGGTTACAACGGCGGTAATCCGGAAAATTTCAATCTCTGCAACATCGGCGCCAACGTACTTGCCGTCACCACGGGCGATAACCAGAGCACCCTGGTCAACACGGCATTCGCGACGCCGTTGCAGGTGAAACTGACCGACGATTCCAACGTGCCAAAATCGGGCGTGACGGTCAATTTCAGCGCACCCAATTCCGGTGCGCGTGCGGTGTTGTCGGCAGCCAGTGCGGTCACCGATGCAAATGGTCTGGCTTCAGTTACCGCCACTGCGGCATCGATGTCGGGCTCGTACAATATCGCGGTTTCAGCAGCGGGTGCGACACCCACGGCGATCAAACTCAGCAACTCGGCAACGGCGGGATCGGCGGCGTTGATCTATGTCGATGTGTCGAACCCGCAATATGCGTACGTGACCAAGGCATTCTCGGGGCCGATCGTGATTCATGTGCAGGATTTCTTCGGCAATCCCGTCGCCGGTGAAACCGTGCTGTACCAGATCACACCTGATGCAGGCACCGGCGCGTCCGCGGTATTTTCCGCATTGAGCGCAGTGACCAACCTTGCCGGCGATGCGCAGGTCACCGCGGTGGCGAATGGTTTTGCCGGGCAGTACACGGTGAAGGTGAGTGTGCAGGGCAGTTTGATTACGAGTCCACAAACCTTTCAGTTGCGCAATATTGCCGATCTGGTCGGTGCCATGAGTCTGGAAAGCGGCACGCCGCAATCGACCTTGGTCAACACCAGTTTTGCGCAAAAATTGCGCGTGCGCGTGGTCAATAGCGACGGTCTCGCCACGCCGCAAGTGCAGGTATTTTTCCTTGCCAGCGGCGGCGCGACACTTTCCGCGATCAGTGTCTTGGCTGATGCGAATGGCTACGCCGAAGTAACGGCCACCGCAGACAGTACGGTGGGTGCGTATCAGGTCACGGCGATTGTCGATGGTGATCACACCTCGACCGAATCCGATGTCAGTCAAGTATTCAATCTGACCAATCTCGCACCGGTGGTTGTACAGCAAAACGTGCAGCAGATTCCGTCGTTGTCGACGTGGTCATTGCTGTTGCTCGGGGTATTATTGGCCACGCTCGGGGCGATGTGGCAGCTCGGTTCGGATCGTTGA
- a CDS encoding ECF-type sigma factor, translating into MTQRLDSSRPDVTVLLDALGRGEPAAHDELFTLVYDELKRIARAHLRRSGGGMTVNPTALLHEAWIRFARSDGAALEGSAHFYNVIAQAMRQTLIDLAKKHATVRHGGDLVRTELTDRIEQPDKPLDELLALDEALGKLRDCDADLAELVEWHSFAGLALNEIARVRGVNTRTVKRHWAIARAFLGDAMRGDPTAVTAPPIA; encoded by the coding sequence ATGACGCAACGTCTAGATTCGAGCAGGCCCGACGTCACCGTCTTGCTCGACGCACTGGGCCGCGGCGAGCCGGCCGCGCACGACGAATTGTTTACTCTGGTGTACGACGAGCTCAAACGCATCGCGCGCGCGCACCTGCGTCGCTCCGGCGGCGGCATGACGGTCAATCCCACGGCGTTGTTGCATGAGGCATGGATTCGCTTCGCGCGCAGCGACGGCGCCGCACTCGAAGGCAGCGCACATTTCTACAACGTCATCGCCCAGGCAATGCGCCAGACCTTGATTGATCTGGCCAAAAAACACGCCACCGTGCGCCACGGCGGCGATCTGGTGCGTACCGAACTCACCGATCGCATCGAGCAACCCGATAAACCGCTGGATGAATTGCTCGCGCTCGACGAAGCGCTTGGCAAGCTGCGCGACTGCGATGCGGATCTGGCCGAACTGGTGGAATGGCATTCGTTCGCCGGGCTGGCGCTCAACGAGATCGCGCGCGTGCGCGGCGTTAATACACGCACGGTGAAACGTCATTGGGCGATTGCGCGCGCGTTTCTGGGTGACGCGATGCGCGGCGATCCGACGGCAGTGACCGCTCCCCCGATCGCGTGA
- a CDS encoding choice-of-anchor Q domain-containing protein, which translates to MSTKIISTLQKLLPIGALLTSFFWLAPAHADPQCVSNDGELQTQLSLATFPSGVTNTIHLVQRSGANFYTLPITNLIFPQPIVLEGGYTAGCVSRTVNAANTVVDMGGHGFSLEQDTANPTALIKLEGFTLRNGAALTLTSGLYGSFSDNAGAVRLSHMRITGFSVPNVGDPQFLDYPVKIISHAADVSLDDVQFDHISQPSIIINPCAVLISMDEDSQAALHYVTADLSNSNKLCFSVDKSSGNYAAQIYNSIIWSSDGSSVGIATLDPTNSSNSFNLKLVNSLYRNNVTGVAAVSATNSLFTDPQWSLPGSGNYHLAFNSPAVNSGTLLVPGGSPATDIEGVSRIVGSAPDRGASESTFTDLASFIVTNNSDCSATNCHSLRDAITQSNSNGNASTITFNIPNTVGSPCPHVIGLGSKLPDITSPITIDGYSQPSSAMNSDNDAFFATLCVIVKPASGTLSSGFNVPLAAPSGASLTLRGIGMGGFDNTVVLMNGNNHLIAGNQFGGNVGSVVLPEGNGVEIGGNANGNLIIGGSDIADRNDFDGQNTVGHTAISIESGINSTPDKCQIVNNIIGLKSNAATVGKYTFGINLVGSGCSVVANRVGGNFNGILINGGSNNVVQRNLIGIGAGGIDVENTNSLVVSSGNNNAIGTLANGGVFGGYLGNQIRYVGGSGTSGVHVAAGTGNFVRSNQMQRTGLFSGDGVDIDLGTAGPTLNDNGDGDSGANNMQNFPLVRGLLFSTAPAAGATNVAASISATLNGQSGNNIRIDAYFSDSCTSAGRGSAQQYLGTVTTGIGISASDASFTLGVTLPNMQAGSNVSLTATDAGGNTSEIGTCFPVDRIFKDSMEVQTGN; encoded by the coding sequence ATGTCCACCAAGATTATTTCCACGCTGCAAAAGCTGCTGCCGATCGGCGCGCTGCTAACGTCGTTTTTCTGGCTTGCACCGGCGCACGCTGACCCCCAATGTGTCAGCAACGATGGCGAGCTGCAAACGCAGTTGAGCCTGGCGACGTTTCCAAGCGGCGTGACCAACACGATTCATCTGGTGCAACGGAGTGGTGCGAATTTTTACACCTTGCCGATAACAAACTTGATCTTTCCGCAGCCGATCGTTCTTGAAGGTGGATATACCGCGGGTTGCGTCAGCCGCACGGTCAATGCGGCGAATACCGTGGTCGACATGGGCGGGCACGGTTTCTCACTTGAGCAGGACACCGCAAACCCCACTGCACTTATCAAGCTTGAGGGTTTCACCTTGCGCAACGGTGCGGCGCTGACGCTGACAAGCGGTCTTTATGGCAGTTTTAGCGACAACGCCGGCGCGGTACGTCTTTCGCACATGCGCATCACCGGTTTCAGTGTACCCAACGTTGGCGATCCACAGTTTTTGGATTATCCCGTGAAGATCATTTCGCATGCGGCCGACGTTTCACTTGATGATGTGCAGTTTGATCATATTAGCCAACCCAGCATAATTATTAATCCATGCGCGGTCTTGATCAGCATGGATGAAGACAGCCAAGCCGCGTTGCACTATGTCACCGCGGATTTGTCAAACTCGAACAAGTTGTGTTTTTCAGTGGACAAATCCTCTGGCAACTATGCGGCACAAATCTACAACAGCATCATCTGGTCATCGGATGGCAGCAGCGTCGGTATCGCAACGCTGGATCCAACAAATTCGAGTAACAGTTTCAATCTGAAACTGGTGAACAGTTTGTATCGAAACAATGTCACGGGTGTTGCCGCTGTGAGTGCAACCAATTCCTTGTTCACCGACCCGCAATGGTCATTGCCAGGTAGCGGTAATTACCATCTCGCCTTCAATTCGCCAGCGGTTAATTCCGGCACATTGCTAGTACCGGGCGGCTCGCCCGCGACCGATATCGAAGGCGTTTCGCGCATTGTGGGCAGCGCGCCGGATCGAGGTGCTTCCGAATCGACCTTTACCGATCTGGCATCCTTCATCGTAACCAATAACAGCGACTGCAGCGCCACCAATTGCCACAGCTTGCGTGATGCGATTACCCAATCCAACTCAAACGGCAACGCCAGCACGATCACCTTCAATATTCCCAATACGGTCGGTAGTCCGTGTCCGCACGTCATCGGTTTGGGCTCCAAGTTGCCGGACATCACTTCGCCGATCACGATCGACGGTTATTCCCAGCCAAGTTCTGCGATGAACAGCGATAACGATGCGTTTTTCGCGACGCTTTGTGTGATCGTCAAACCGGCATCAGGCACATTGAGTTCGGGCTTCAACGTGCCGCTGGCGGCACCATCCGGTGCGTCGCTGACGTTGCGCGGTATCGGCATGGGTGGTTTCGACAACACGGTGGTATTGATGAACGGCAATAATCATCTGATCGCCGGAAATCAGTTCGGCGGCAATGTCGGCAGCGTGGTTTTGCCCGAAGGGAATGGCGTGGAGATTGGCGGCAATGCCAACGGCAACCTGATTATCGGCGGCAGCGACATCGCGGATCGCAATGATTTCGATGGTCAGAATACCGTGGGCCATACCGCGATCAGTATCGAGAGCGGCATCAACTCGACCCCGGACAAATGCCAGATCGTCAACAACATCATCGGCCTCAAGTCGAATGCGGCCACGGTCGGAAAATATACCTTCGGCATCAACCTCGTCGGCAGCGGTTGCAGCGTGGTGGCGAATCGCGTCGGCGGCAATTTCAATGGCATTTTAATCAATGGCGGCAGCAACAATGTCGTGCAGCGCAACCTGATCGGTATTGGTGCAGGTGGCATCGATGTCGAGAACACCAATTCGCTGGTGGTTTCCAGCGGCAACAATAATGCGATCGGCACGCTGGCTAACGGCGGGGTATTCGGCGGTTATCTCGGCAACCAGATTCGCTACGTCGGTGGTAGTGGCACGAGTGGTGTGCATGTTGCCGCTGGCACCGGCAATTTTGTGCGCAGCAACCAGATGCAGCGCACCGGCCTGTTCAGCGGTGATGGCGTGGATATCGATCTTGGTACCGCAGGCCCGACCTTGAACGACAACGGCGATGGTGATAGCGGCGCCAATAATATGCAAAACTTTCCGCTGGTACGCGGGTTGTTATTCAGCACCGCACCCGCAGCCGGAGCAACCAACGTAGCCGCCAGCATCTCGGCGACCTTGAATGGCCAGTCCGGTAACAACATCCGCATTGATGCATATTTCTCCGACAGCTGCACCAGCGCTGGACGCGGCAGCGCGCAGCAGTATCTGGGCACCGTCACCACCGGCATTGGAATTTCCGCTAGTGATGCCAGCTTCACGCTCGGAGTGACCTTGCCGAACATGCAGGCCGGATCAAACGTTAGCCTGACCGCCACCGACGCTGGCGGCAATACCTCCGAAATCGGCACCTGTTTTCCGGTCGATCGTATCTTCAAAGACAGCATGGAAGTGCAGACCGGTAACTGA
- a CDS encoding choice-of-anchor Q domain-containing protein, with product MFFQLLSKSRMLSSISASLLLLSMVSTAQAETVCVDNSADLQAALRNGETQTAPYTIKLVQAGGIDHHYLLPALRLAFSQPTRIEGGYSATCASREINATNTVIDFGGANNDVVLSQSGPNASASITLDGLTLQHGRSLSISAGDWDQFGGAPGTLHLSHLRITDFDLEDTDGEASQTPLILQSHRAAITLENVQIDHLHQADSSATCLVRLGLDGDSRATVRHASVDLSDAKNLCLAAGQTSGNYRADIEDSIVWSSDNSAAGIASLDDYHVSNRFDLNLANSIYRDNISGVAALHLTNSKSIDPLWMLPSDGNYHLHPDSPALNAGTRHVWQGLPDTDIEGNTVVGGAASDLGANESPFKALQVFTVSNTADNLPNDPTTLRGAITAANLLAGPSTINFNVSSSGGGCSIPFALDTALPAITAPITIDGSTQPGSLPNTDPDAFNAKICVRIFSIPQSLPTGFKVASGSTNASLTLRGVGLGGFDQPVTLQGGKNHLIAGNQFGGFIEGQLLNPASFNAITIGTAATGTFTVGGAATADRNVIVGAVSGINISSTFITTPAQCQLVNNLIGLHPDGVTKVLNNLIAANQYGINLAGGGCLVKGNRIANNTIDGIWINGSNNNVIQSNKLGIDAAANDAPNGSAIRINGSNNAIGTMANGAISGVTFGNLVRYNSVGVLINSGTGNTVRSNQIFAIGGITNTVDIDLGASGATPNDQDDTDTGANQLQNFPLVKALIFATVPAPGATNIPVTLSGKLNSQVGSFRIDAYFANSCNSVKRGRAQVFLDNTTANIVSGNSVGFSMALVLPNVAAKAAVSLVATDASGNTSEIGTCFPVDRIFQDSVEGD from the coding sequence ATGTTTTTCCAGCTCCTTTCCAAATCCCGCATGCTGTCATCGATCAGCGCATCGCTATTGCTGCTGAGCATGGTCAGCACGGCGCAGGCCGAAACGGTTTGTGTCGACAACAGCGCCGATCTGCAAGCCGCGCTGCGTAACGGCGAAACGCAAACTGCGCCGTACACGATCAAGCTGGTGCAGGCCGGCGGCATCGACCATCACTATCTTTTACCGGCGTTGCGACTGGCATTTTCGCAGCCCACGCGCATCGAAGGCGGTTACAGCGCAACGTGCGCCAGCCGCGAAATCAATGCCACCAATACCGTGATCGACTTCGGTGGCGCCAATAACGATGTGGTTCTTTCCCAGTCAGGCCCGAATGCCTCTGCATCGATCACGCTGGATGGGCTGACTTTGCAGCATGGCCGGTCTTTATCCATTTCTGCGGGCGACTGGGATCAATTCGGTGGCGCACCGGGAACCCTGCATTTGTCGCATTTGCGCATTACCGATTTTGATCTTGAAGATACTGATGGAGAGGCATCGCAAACTCCGCTGATATTGCAATCGCATCGCGCCGCGATCACGCTGGAAAATGTGCAGATAGATCATCTGCATCAAGCTGATTCATCCGCGACGTGTTTGGTCCGACTCGGTCTGGATGGCGACAGTCGCGCGACCGTGCGGCATGCGTCGGTCGATTTGTCGGATGCAAAAAATCTGTGTCTTGCAGCGGGGCAAACCAGCGGAAATTATCGCGCGGATATTGAAGACAGCATCGTCTGGTCTTCGGATAACAGCGCCGCCGGTATCGCCAGCCTCGATGATTATCACGTCAGCAACCGCTTCGATTTGAATTTGGCGAATTCGATTTATCGCGACAACATCAGCGGTGTCGCCGCACTGCATCTGACCAATTCAAAATCCATTGATCCGTTATGGATGTTGCCGAGCGACGGCAACTATCATTTGCATCCCGATTCGCCCGCGTTGAATGCCGGTACGCGCCATGTCTGGCAAGGTCTGCCCGATACGGATATCGAAGGGAATACGGTAGTGGGTGGCGCGGCCTCGGATCTTGGCGCGAACGAATCGCCGTTCAAAGCTTTGCAGGTTTTCACCGTCAGCAATACGGCGGATAACTTGCCAAACGATCCGACCACGCTGCGTGGTGCGATCACCGCGGCGAACCTGTTGGCAGGACCGTCCACGATCAACTTTAATGTTTCATCGTCGGGCGGCGGTTGCTCAATACCGTTTGCGTTGGATACGGCGTTGCCGGCGATTACCGCACCAATCACGATCGATGGTTCCACACAACCCGGCTCGCTACCCAATACCGATCCCGATGCGTTCAATGCAAAGATATGCGTAAGGATTTTTTCAATACCGCAGAGTTTGCCGACGGGTTTCAAAGTGGCCTCTGGCAGCACGAATGCATCGCTGACCTTGCGTGGGGTTGGCCTGGGCGGTTTCGACCAGCCGGTGACGTTGCAAGGCGGCAAAAATCACCTGATTGCAGGCAACCAGTTCGGTGGTTTTATCGAAGGCCAATTACTGAATCCAGCATCGTTCAATGCGATTACGATTGGCACAGCCGCCACTGGCACGTTTACCGTCGGCGGCGCGGCGACCGCCGATCGCAATGTGATCGTCGGAGCGGTTTCCGGGATCAACATATCCAGCACATTCATCACTACGCCGGCGCAGTGTCAGCTGGTCAACAATCTGATCGGTCTTCACCCGGATGGCGTCACTAAAGTGCTCAATAACTTAATAGCCGCCAATCAATACGGCATCAATCTGGCCGGTGGTGGATGTCTGGTCAAAGGCAATCGTATCGCCAACAACACCATCGATGGCATCTGGATCAACGGCAGCAACAATAACGTGATCCAGAGCAACAAGCTCGGCATTGACGCCGCCGCCAACGATGCGCCGAACGGTTCCGCGATCCGCATCAATGGTTCCAACAATGCCATTGGCACAATGGCCAACGGCGCAATTAGTGGTGTCACATTCGGCAATCTCGTGCGCTACAACAGTGTCGGTGTGCTGATAAATAGCGGCACCGGCAACACTGTGCGCAGCAACCAGATTTTCGCGATTGGCGGTATCACAAACACGGTGGATATCGACCTCGGAGCTTCCGGAGCGACTCCCAACGATCAGGACGATACCGACACCGGCGCCAACCAACTGCAAAATTTCCCGCTGGTAAAGGCGCTGATATTCGCCACTGTGCCGGCACCCGGCGCTACTAATATTCCAGTGACGTTGAGCGGAAAATTGAACAGCCAGGTTGGTTCATTCCGCATCGATGCGTATTTCGCCAACAGCTGCAACAGCGTCAAGCGCGGGCGCGCGCAGGTATTTCTCGATAATACGACGGCAAATATCGTCAGCGGCAATAGTGTCGGTTTCAGCATGGCGCTGGTGCTGCCAAACGTGGCAGCGAAGGCGGCGGTGAGTCTGGTGGCGACCGATGCGAGTGGCAATACGTCGGAGATCGGCACGTGTTTTCCGGTCGACCGGATTTTCCAGGATAGCGTGGAAGGCGATTGA
- a CDS encoding choice-of-anchor Q domain-containing protein, with protein MNNRRVSQVAARILVAGLTLFLAGASAAATFTVNSTLDASDVNQGDGVCNDGAGHCTLRGAIQEVSAAQASSTNIINVPAGIYITTAPLTASKPDAAKDLSIIGTGPAGTVIVDANGGAPHGVFNIGGGGITSLVNLTIQNGASDQGSGIATYLGTLNISLCVITNNHAVAGGNSGGIFINDANAVVSIDRSTVSNNTSPNDAGGIRIAQGTLKITSSAIVNNQASVSIGGGGGILNQATLSVINSTISGNSANYGGGIGTLYNGATTQLANVTMTGNTAQQLYLYLGATSVLSSIIANPIGGANCIGAISSLGHNLDSAASCNFALPSDWINTNPKLAQLANNGGPTLTHALLPGSPAIDQGDNFYSYKYDQRSIGFPRVLGVAADIGAFEGVQVDPIFANGFDVPPTP; from the coding sequence ATGAACAATCGACGAGTTTCTCAGGTGGCAGCGCGAATTCTTGTTGCAGGCTTGACTTTGTTTTTGGCCGGCGCGTCTGCGGCGGCCACGTTCACGGTGAACAGCACACTCGATGCATCCGACGTAAATCAGGGTGATGGCGTGTGCAACGATGGTGCGGGTCATTGCACCCTGCGCGGGGCCATTCAGGAAGTCAGTGCTGCACAGGCAAGCAGCACTAATATCATCAACGTGCCCGCGGGTATCTATATAACTACCGCGCCTTTAACTGCGTCAAAACCCGATGCAGCGAAAGATTTATCCATCATCGGCACCGGCCCCGCTGGCACGGTCATCGTGGATGCGAACGGTGGTGCGCCACATGGCGTATTTAATATTGGCGGCGGCGGCATCACCAGCCTCGTCAACCTGACGATTCAAAATGGTGCGAGCGATCAGGGCAGTGGCATCGCGACCTATCTCGGCACGCTGAATATCTCACTCTGCGTGATCACCAACAATCATGCCGTTGCGGGCGGCAATAGCGGCGGCATTTTTATCAACGATGCCAATGCCGTGGTCAGTATTGATCGCAGCACGGTGAGTAACAACACCAGCCCCAACGATGCCGGTGGCATTCGTATTGCGCAAGGCACGTTGAAAATTACCAGCAGCGCGATTGTCAATAATCAAGCCAGCGTGTCCATTGGAGGTGGTGGCGGAATTCTCAATCAGGCGACGCTGAGTGTTATCAATTCCACGATCAGCGGAAATAGCGCGAACTATGGCGGCGGCATCGGCACGCTTTACAACGGAGCAACGACTCAGTTGGCGAACGTGACCATGACGGGAAATACTGCGCAACAACTGTATTTATATCTCGGTGCAACGAGCGTGTTGTCCAGCATCATCGCCAATCCCATCGGTGGCGCCAATTGCATCGGAGCGATCAGCTCGCTTGGCCACAATCTCGATAGCGCGGCTTCATGCAATTTCGCATTACCGAGCGACTGGATCAACACCAATCCCAAGCTCGCGCAACTGGCAAACAACGGCGGGCCCACGCTCACGCATGCCTTGTTGCCCGGCAGCCCGGCCATCGACCAGGGCGACAATTTCTACAGTTACAAATACGACCAACGCAGCATTGGCTTTCCGCGTGTGCTCGGCGTCGCGGCGGACATCGGCGCATTCGAGGGTGTGCAAGTCGATCCGATATTCGCCAACGGTTTCGATGTTCCACCGACGCCATGA